In the Breoghania sp. genome, GGTCGCACGGGATTGATCTTGCGGTCTGGTGAGCAGGATGCGCATGCCGTCCGCCTGTCTATTCGGCCAGGAAGCCGGGGCCGGCCGCAGCCTTCAGCGCCAGGCCGAGATCTGCCCCCATCGCGGCGGCATCTGCAATATTCGCCTCGCGCACGCCTTCGTGGCACAGGCTGCCATCGGGCTTCAGGATGAGGCCGCGCAGTGTCACCGTGCTGTCGGCAATCCGTGCCAGACCCGCGATCGGTGTGCGGCAGGAGCCATCCAGTTCCCGCAGGAATGCGCGTTCGGCTGTCAGGCAGATGGCGGTCTCTTCATGATGGATCGCGGCCAGAAGCGCGCCGATCCGCTCATCCCCGATGCGGCTTTCGATGCAGATCGCGCCCTGTCCAACCGCCGGCAGGAAGGAATCTTCGTCAATCACCGACGTGACCACATCGCCGAGCCCCAGCCGTTTGAGGCCCGCATAGGCGAGCAGGGTGGCGTCAACGACACCTTCGGCCAGCTTTTCAAGCCGTCTTTGCACGTTACCGCGATAGGTCACGACTTCAAGATCGGGCCGCAGGCGCTTTACCATGGCCTGACGGCGCAGCGAGGCGGAGCCGACAACCGCGCCTTGCGGCAGGTCGAGAAGCGTCGACGCCTTGGGCGAGATGAAGGCGTCGCGCACATCTTCGCGCGGCAGAAAAGCGGAGATTTCCAGCCCGTCCGGCAGCAGCGTCGGCATGTCCTTTGACGAATGGACCGCAAAGTCGATATCACCGGAGAGAAGCGCGTCTTCGATTTCCTTGGTAAAAAGGCCCTTGCCACCAACCTCCGACAGCGCACGATCGAGAATTCTGTCGCCGGACGTCTTGATGATCGCAATCTGGAAGGCTTCCTCCGGCAGGCCGTGGGCCTTCATAAGCCGATCGCGTGTCTCATGAGCCTGGGCAAGCGCCAGCGCACTGCCGCGCGTGCCGATCCGGACAGGTTTCGATTGCAATGATCTTGTTCCCGGGTTAGGGCCGCTTGCGTCCGGCTCGTGGAGAACCGAAAAAGAAGCGGCGACAAGTTGGCCGGCGAGACCGGCAGACAGAGCGTAATGATAAGGCCCGAAGGCGCCATGTCCAATGAGCTAGCCGGAGACGACCCGGCACTGCAAACAAATTTCGCACCGGCAGATGTGGCGGGGGCACTCGTGCTCGGAATCGAGACGAGTTGCGACGAGACCGCAGCTGCCGTCATCCGCCGAAACGCCGACGGAACCGGCGAGATCCTGTCCAATATCGTGCGATCCCAGATCGAGGATCATGCGGCTTTTGGCGGCGTCGTTCCGGAAATCGCGGCGCGCGCGCATATCGCGCTGCTGGACGGGCTGGTGCGCACCGCCATGGATGAGGCCGGGGTCGCGTTCGACGATCTCGACGCCGTGGCGGCAACCGCCGGGCCCGGGCTCATCGGCGGCGTCATCGTGGGGTTGATGACCGCCAAGGCGATCGCACTGGCCGCCGACAAGCCGCTTGTCGCGGTCAACCATCTGGAAGCCCACGCATTGACGGCGCGGCTTACCGACCATGTTTCCTTTCCCTACCTGATGCTTCTGGTTTCCGGCGGCCACACGCAATTCGTGTTGGCGCGCGGGGTCGGCGACTATGTCCGCCTCGGCTCCACCATCGACGATGCGCTGGGCGAGGCCTTCGACAAGACGGCCAAGCTCCTGGGGCTTGCCTATCCGGGCGGGCCTGCGGTGGAACGGGCCGCGAAGACGGGCAACGGCTCGCGGTTCGATCTGCCGCGCCCGTTGCTCAATCGCCCCGGTCTCGACATGTCCTTTGCCGGTCTGAAGACGGCTGTCCGCGTGGCGGCGGAGCGCGCCGCCCCCTTGAGCGATCAGGATGTGGCGGATCTGTGTGCCTCCTTTCAGGAAGCCGCCGCCGATGTGGTCTCGCAGCGTGCGGGGCGGGCGCTGGCGCTGTTTGAGGAGGAATATCCGGGCGTGGAGCCGGTGCTCGTCATTGCGGGGGGAGTGGCTGCGAACCAGCGCATCCGCGACGGGCTTGAACAGGCCGCGGAAGCTGTGGGGGCACGGCTCGTTGCGCCGCCGCCGCAGCTTTGCACCGACAATGGCGCGATGATCGCCTGGGCGGGGGCGGAGCGGTTCGTGCTCGGCCTGGTGGATGAACTGGATGTCAGCCCGCGCCCGCGCTGGCCGCTGGACGCGACGGCGCAGCCGATGCTCGGAGACGGGCGCAAGGGAGCGAAGGTATGAGATTTCAAAGGATCGGTGTCGTGGGCGGTGGCTCATGGGGCACGGCGCTGGCGCTGGTCGCCGCGCGCGCCGGGCGCGATGTCTCGCTCTATGCGCGCGATGCGGAGACGGTCTCCTCCATCAATGCCTCCCGCCAGACCCCGCGCCTGCCCGGCATCACGCTTGATCGGCCGATCAAGGCGACGGGAGACCTGGCGCAGGCGGTCGATGCGGATGCGGTGCTGCTCGTGACCCCGGCCCAGACGACCCGCGCGCTGGCGGGGCAAATGGCGCCTTTCCTTCGTGCCGGTACGCCGGTGGTGCTGTGTGCCAAGGGGCTCGAACATGGCTCGGGCAAGCTGCTGGGCGATGTGCTCGCCGAAACCTTGCCCGGCGCGTCGGTCGCGGTTCTCTCCGGCCCGAGCTTCGCCAGTGACGTGGCGCGCGGCCTGCCGACGGCGGTGACGGTCGCCGCTGGTGATGCGGACCTTGCCGACGATCTGGCCCGTGCGCTGGCCTGCGACAGTCTCCGGCCCTATTCCTCAACGGATCTTGTCGGTGTGCAGATCGGCGGCGCACTCAAGAATGTGCTGGCGATCCCTTGCGGGGTGATTGTCGGGCGCGGACTGGGCGCGAGCGCGCAGGCTGCCCTGATCGCCCGCGGCTTCGCGGAGCTTTCAAGGCTCGCCAAGGCCATGGGCGCGCAGAGCGAAACCCTGTCGGGGCTCTCGGGGCTGGGGGATCTGGTCCTTACGGCGTCCTCGCCGCAATCGCGCAACATGGCGTTCGGCATCGAGGTGGGCAGGGGGGGCTCTGTGGCCGAATTGACCGCGCCGGGCACAAAGCTCGTCGAAGGCGTTCACACCGCGCCAGTGGCGGTGGAGCTTGGCAGGCGGGAGGGCGTGGAGCTTCCGATCTGCGAGGTGGTGGCAAGTGTGCTGGCCGATGTGCTTTCCGTTGATGACGCGCTGCAAACGCTCATGAGCCGTCCGCTCAAACGCGAGATCTGATCCCGCGCCAGGCAGGGACGGCGAGGCTCAGGGCCGTGTGCGCAGGGCGTCTGCCAGCCAGTGCAGGCCGCTGTCATGGATGCCGAGTTCGTAGAGGTGGTCGGCGGTGTTCAGCACATAGTCGCGGTTGGGGCCGGACTGGCCGTGGCTGTCGCGCACGATTTCCAGCTGATGCTCCAGCGCAAGCGCGCCGGCATATTGTGCATGGCCGCGTTCCACCACATAGCTCAGCGCCTTGACGCGCCGCCCGTCATCGAGCGTCACGTCCCGGTAAACCTCGCGATAGACCATGGTGACCTGCTCGCGTTCGCGCAGATAGGCGATGACCTCGTCGCGGTTTTTCGCCTCGACGCGGAAGGCAAGGCCGCGGCAGGCGCCGCCGCGATCCAGCCCGAGCACGAGGCCGGGGCGGGCTTGTGTGCCGCGATGGACCCAGGAATAGACACAGAGCGAACGATGGGAGCCGCGCAGGAGGGCGGGGGCGGTTTCGACATGTGCGAAACCCGGACGCCAGATCAGCGATCCGTAGCCGAACACCCACAAGTCTTCCATGCGCTTTGCCTCTCCAATCTGGTTCCGGCAGATCTGCCGCAGCGAAAGCCTGCCGCTCTATCAGCGCCGCCGCGCAGGTGCAAGGCATGAGGGGGCTGCGGGGAGGCATTTGCGCGCACAGGCTATGATCCTGCGGGAAATTTGCTATTGCTCCGCCACCATGCTGCCGCCCTTGTCCGTCAGGGAAAGGGCGCACAAGTCAATTCAGGAATCGCCTGTCGATGAAAAGCCTTCGCCACACCTTTATGACCGCCGCCGTTCTTCTCGTGATCGGCGGCTGGTCCGCGTTCTGGTTCTATGCGTCGGGCATGGTGAAAGAGCAACTCGATGCCAGGCTCGCCCTTCTGGCGCAGCAAGGGGTGCAGATCTCCTGCGCGGACCGGGAGATTTCCGGCTATCCGTTCCGGATCGAGATTCACTGCGCCGCGACGGATGTGGCGCTTTCCGGCGGGGAACAGGTGTCCGTCGCGGGGTTCCGGGCCGTGGCGCTGATCTACAAGCCGTATCACATCATTTTCGAAGCCGACGCCCCGCTTGCCGCCCGCATGTCGCCGTTTGCGGCGAGCATCGAAGGCGGATGGACCATCGGTCACGCCAGTCTCGAACTGGATGACTGGGAGCTGAGCGAGGCTGCGCTTTCCTTCGAGGATCTGAATCTCGGCCTGCTCGGCGGTTCCACCTCGCAGAAGGCGACGGGCAAGCTTGCCGAACTGCATTTGCGCCGTGCATTGGATAATCCTCAAGCCGCCGATATCGCGCTGACGCTGAAGGACGTGACATTGGTCGGGACGGTCGCCAATGCCACTCCCTTCGATGGCGGTGTTCTGGTGCGCGTGCCGGATGGCCGCGATCTGCTGACGGGGAAGATCGAGGCGCGGGATCTCATCGGCCGGCCTCTCGATATTGAGGAGGTCTTTCTTTCCCGCGATGGCGCGCGGCTTGCCGCCCATGGCGAGCTGACGGTGACCCGTGAGGGGTTTCTTGAGGGCGAGCTGGACGTGAGCGCGGTGGAGCCCGGCCAGGTGGCAGGGCTGGTTGCGCCCTTCTATCCGGCCGATTCCAGGATCCCGATGGCCTTTCAGGGCGCGCTGATGGGGTTTGGCAAGAAAAGCGGGCCCGACGAGGCGGCCGCGGTCAGCGCGACACTCACCTTCCGCGATGGGATGATCCGCATCGGTCTTATCCCGATTGCGCAGATGACGCCGCTTTTCTGAAGTGAGCTAGTGGAAATTGCGCCCCTTGGGCATGACGGCGGCTGCGGGCGCCTGATCGCGGGCGGCGGGTTCCGGGCCACGGGGGTCGCCGATCAGGCTGCGGACACGGGCGCCGGGCTTCGGCTTGTGGCGGAAATCCTCAATGGGGCGTTTGACCTCGTCGCCGCGCGCGGTGGCATCCATGTCGCCCGCATCGCTTGAGAGAACCTGCAAGAGATCGCTCACGTCGCGAAGGTCGTGGGCGACCACGTGGATGACCCCTTCGGCCGATTGCAGCGTGCCGCGCACCTGAACGAAGCGCGCGCCCAGAACCACGGCGCGGAACTTCTCGAAGACCTTCGGCCAGACGATGATATTGGCGACGCCCGTCTCGTCTTCCAGCGTCATGAAGATGACGCCCTTGGCCGTGCCCGGTCGCTGGCGGATGAGCACCAGCCCGGCCACGCAGATATTCCGCCCCGAAGGTGTGGCGGCAAGGTCCGCATTGGGGCGCACACGGGCGCGGTGGAGATGGGCGCGCACGAAGGAAACCGGATGCGCCTTCAGCGACAGGCGCAGGTAGCGATAGTCGTTGACGACCTGTTCGCCCATCGGCATGGGCGGCAGGTCGGCGTCCGGCTCGCGGGTGAGATCGCCGTGATGCTCCACATCGAAGAGCGGCAGGAGATCGGCCTTCGCGCCGGTTTTCCCCTTGGCCAGCGCCCGCGCCGCCCACAGCGCCTCGCGCCGGTCCAGCCCGATGGAGCGGAAGGCGTCCGCATCGGCCAGCCGTTCGATGGTCGCCCGCGACAGCCCGGTGCGCAGCCACAGGTCGCGGATGGAATCGTAGCCCCGCCCGCGCGCTGCCGTCAGTTGTTCCATCTCGTTCTGTTTCAGCCCCTTCACCTGCCGGAGGCCCAGGCGCACCGCATGACGGGCCCGGCTGACGCCCGCCATGGCACGGTGGTTGGCGTGGAGCGGCGGGGCGGGCGCCTCCGGCTCGCGGGCTTCAAGATCGTTGTCCCAGCCGGAATGATTGATATCGACGGGCCGGATCTCCACGCCGTGTTCGCGCGCATCGCGCACGAGTTGGGCGGGCGCATAGAAGCCCATCGGCTGGGCGTTCAGGATCGCGGCGCAGAAGGCGTCCGGGTAGAAGCATTTCAGCCATGAGGAGGCATAGACCAGCAGCGCGAAGGAGGCGGCGTGGCTTTCGGGAAATCCGTATTCCCCGAAGCCCTCGATCTGGCGGAAGCAGCGTTCGGCGAAATCGCGCTCATAGCCGTTGGCGGCCATGCCCTCGATCATCTTGGTCTGAAAGGTGCCGATGGTGCCGACCCGGCGGAAGGTCGCCATGGCGCGGCGCAGGCGGTCGGCCTCCGACGGCGTGAAGCCCGCGGCGACGATGGCGATGCGCATGGCCTGTTCCTGAAAGAGCGGCACGCCCAGCGTCTTGTGCAGCACCGCGCGCAGCTCCTCCTTGGGATAGCTGACATCCTCCAGCCCCTGCCGCCTGCGCAGATAGGGATGCACCATGTCGCCCTGAATGGGACCGGGGCGCACGATCGCCACCTCGATGACGAGATCGTAGAATTCGCGCGGGCGCAGGCGCGGCAGCATGGTCATCTGCGCCCGGCTTTCCACCTGGAAGACGCCGACCGAATCGGCCCGGCACAGCATGTCGTAGACGGCGGGCACCTCCGCCGGGATGGTGGCGATGGTGAGGGGGAGGCGATAGTGGCGCTGCAACATCTCAAGCGCCTTGGAAATGGCGCTCAGCATGCCCAGTGCCAATATGTCGATCTTCATGATGCCGAGGGCATCTAGATCGTCCTTGTCCCATTCGATCACCGTGCGGCCCGGCATGGCCGCGTTCTGGATGGGGGCAAGCTCGTCAAGCCGTCCGCGGGTGATGACGAAGCCGCCCACATGCTGGGAGAGGTGACGGGGAAATCCGGCAATGGCGCGCGAAAGTTCCAGCACTTGCGAAAGCGTGTGTTCCTTCGGGTCGAGGCCTGCGCGAAGGGCGGCCTCCTGGGTTCCGCTTTTCGATGAGCCCCAGATCGTTCCGGCAAGGGCGGCGACCGCATCCTGCGACAGGCCGAAAGCCTTGCCGACCTCGCGCAGCGCGGAGCGGGCGCGGTAGGTGATGACGGTGGCGGCAAGGCCTGCGCGCTCGCGGCTGTAGCGGGCATAGATGTACTGAATCACCTCCTCGCGCCGTTCATGCTCGAAATCGACGTCGATATCGGGCGGTTCGCGGCGTTCCGGCGAGATGAATCGTTCAAAGAGCAGGTCGGCGCGCGCCGGGTCGACCTCGGTGATGCCGAGGCAGAAACAGACCGCGGAATTGGCCGCCGAACCACGCCCCTGACACAGGATCGCGCGCGAACGGGCAAAGCGCACAATGTCGAAGACGGTCAGGAAATAGGGCGCGTATTGCAGCTCGCGGATGAGGCCCAGTTCATAGCTGAGCGCGGCGCGCACCTTGTCGGGAACACCATCGGGGTAGCGCAGCCGCGCGCCTTCCTGCGTGAAATGTTCCAGGGCCGCTTGCGGGTCGGCAAAGCCTTCCACCGGCTCGTCCGGATATTCATAGGCGAGATCGTCCAGCGAGAAGGTGAGGCGCTCCAGAAGGCGCAGCGTCTCGTCGATGGCGTCTGGATGCGCGCGGAAAAGACGGGCCATGTCGGGCGCGGCTTTCAGGTGACGCTCGGCATTGGCCTCAAGCCGCCGTCCGGCCTCGCGAAGGGTGACATGCTCGCGGATGCAGGTGAGCACATCCTGAAGCCTGCGCCGGTGGGGGGCGTGATAGAGCACGTCATTGCTCGCCATCAGCGGCACCTCCGCCGCGCGCGCCATCTGGGCAAGGCCGGCCAGCCTGCGCCCGTCGCTCGGGCCGTGGGGCATGGTCGCGATGAGGCGGACGGCACCGGGAAAGGTGTCTGCGAGTGCGCGCAATGTCTCAAGGATGGGCGCCTTTGGGGCGGTCGGGCTTGCAGGCGGCATGACGCCCAGCTCCAGACCCTCGCCCCATGCGCGCAGATCATCGAGGGCCAGAAGGCACTGGCCCTTGGGCGCACGGCGATTGCCGAGGGTGAGAAGGCGCGTCAGGCGGCCATGGGCGGCGCGGTCGCGGGGCCAGGCAAGCACGTCGGGTGTGCCATCGGCAAAGACAAGCCTGCAGCCCGGCGCATAGCGTAAGCCTGCTTCCTTGGCGGCCAGATGGGTGCGCACGACGCCCGCCAGGGAATTGCGGTCGCACACGCCAAGTCCGGCAAGGCCCATCTGGGCCGCGGCAACGGCCAGTTCCTCCGGATGCGAGGCTCCGCGCAGGAAGGAGAAATTGGTGGCCGCACACAGTTCTGCATAGCGGGTCATGAAACCGGTCCACTCATGCGAAAAGCCCGTGCAGATACCAGCGTGGGGCGGCTGTCTCGCGCCCGTAAAGGCCCTCGCGATAAAGCCAGAAGCGCCGTCCCGTCGTGTCCTCGACGCGGAAATAGTCGCGGGTGGGCGCGTCCGCACCACGGCTCCACCATTGTGCGGCGAGCCGTTCGGGGCCCTCGCTTCTGGCGATTTCGTAGAAAGCACGACGCCAGCGGAACCGAAGCGGCGGGCCATCGGGCACACCTGCAACCGTTTCCACCGGTTCGGCGCGCTCCAGAAGGCGCAAGGGGCGAGTGGGACCGGCCCCGCCGGTCGCCTCGGCAATCCAGAAAAGCGCGTCTTCGCGCGCAAGGGCGGCGGGCACACTTGCGCTTCTGTGTTCCGGCAGGTGGGTGTCGCAGGGCAGGAAACGGGTGACCGCGCGAAGGCCGAGGCGTGCGCCGAGACGATCGATCAGGTGGGCAAGCGCGTCGGCCTGCGCCGCTTCCTCGCCCATGCCGATCTGGGTGCCGTCGTCGCGCTGGCTTTCCAGAACCGACAGACGCAGCAGATCGAAGCCGAAGCCCGCATCGAGCTCATCGCCCGCCTTGCGCAGCTTCTCTGCGAAAAGCGAGAGCACCCGGGCGGGGCTGCGCAAGGGCGCGCCGGTTCCCACGACCAGTCTGCGCACCGCGCCATCGACGCGAAAGAGCGTGAATTCCAGCGCGCGCGCGCCAAGGCCTGCCTTTTCCAGTCGCCGGGCGAGCAGGGAGGCGAGATGGCGGAGCGCCTCGCGCACATCCTCCTCGCGCGCAATGGGCTCCGCCAGGCGTCGTTCGACGGAAAGCTGGGCGACGGCCATGCGCGGGGAGATCGGTTCCTCGGCAAAGCCCATGGCCTGGTCGAGCCGGGTGATGAGACCCGGCCCGAAGCGGCTGGCAAGCGGCGCGCGCGGGCGATCGGCGATATCGCCGATGCGTTTCAGGCCGACGCGATCAAGAGCCGCCACCGTGTCCGGCTCCAGCCGCAGGGCGCAAAGCGGCAGGGGGAGCAGGGCCTCGCGGGTCTCGCGCGGGGGGATGCGGATCGCACCTTGAAGGCCGGGACGTCCGCCGAAGCGCGCCACCGCCCAGGCCGCGCCCGGCGTATCGGCCAGACCGGCGCGCACCGCGAAGCCTTGAGCGCGCAAGCGGGGTGCCAGATCATCGAGCAGGGCGCGTTCGCCGTCGTCCCCATTCTTGCGGTCGGCAAAGAGATGGGCGCAGCCGGAGATGTCGAGAAGCAGGCCATCGGGCGGATCAAGAGCGACCAGAGGGGTGTAGCGGTCGCACCAGTCGGCGATGTGTTCCACAAGGGCGGCATCGGCCTGAGGGTCCGCATCATGGGCAATGAGATCGGGCACACGGGCGCGGGCATCGGCCAGCGGTTCGCCGACACACAGGCCCCGTCGCGCGGCAATGGCGTCAACCGCCGCGATCCTGAGCGCGCCTTTCGCTTCCTCCACGATGATATGGGGTCGGTCGGACGTGGGCTCACCGGCCGCGCCCGCCAAAGCGCAGGCGGATGAGTTCGCCGCCGACATGCGCGGTCCCGCTGTCGCCTTGCGGGCGATCCTGTCGGTCGCAAGGCGCGGCAGCCACAGGCTCAAGATGCGTTGCCGTCCGGAAGATGCGCTCATCGCAGTCCCACTCCAGATCGAATGCGGCGGGCTTGCCCGCGCGGTTCCGTTCCAGCCGCACCCGCCATGCGGGGAAGCCCAATTCACGTTCACAACCCGGTTCCGCTTCATCCGTGGCGGCATCCGGCTGTGGGCCGGCGGAGGCGCGGCTCGGCCCATTGGCGATGCGCCAGCGCGTGGCCGCGGCTCCCGGTGTCGAGGGGGCGGCGTGGCTGACCAGAAACCCCGTGACGCCCCCTTCTGCGGCGCGCAGTGCAAGGCGGCGCGAGGCGGTGAGATCAAGCGCGCGCGGGGCTTGAAGGAATTCCCCGATCACGCCGACCAGGCCTGCGCAGCCAAGGCCCTCCTCCAGCGCCCACAACGTGTCGCCGGGGCTGTGCGTACGCACTTCGATGATCCTGTCCGGATCGAGCCCGAACTGCGCCAGACCCGCCGCATGGAGCCGTCCGGCCTCCATCGGCACACTGGCATCCGAGACCCAGAGCAGGGCGCCGGGGCAGGCGAAGGCGAGCCGGGTTACCAGCGCCAGTGCGAACCCCGCTGCCGCCCCCGCCTGACGCGTCTCGTCGCTGACGATTTCGTGCAGCGCGCCGCAGGCAAGGCCCGCTTCCAGTCCTGTCCCCGCCAGCACCGCGCCAAAACCGGGATCGAAGCGGCGCGCGGGGGCGGAAAGGCCGGTCGTCCCACCGGCGCCCAGGCGTTGTCCGTCATCCCTTGCCGCGGGGGCCATGGACCGCGATTTCGGGCGCACAGAGCCGCTTTCCAGTTGCGCGATTCGTCGTCGAAGCTCGGCAAGATCCGGCTCCGCCTGAGCGCCAGCCATCGCCGCACCTCATGTTTGTTCCTGTTATGTTCTATTAGATTCCAACAAGAGCGCACGGAGTCAAGCGGACAGAAACGACAAGCCCGGACGCTGTGCACAGGAGATGGATGAGGGGATGGGGGGGCCGGAAAATGCCGGGGCAAGGCCACATCGCAGCGGTGGACAAGGGCGTGGAAAACGCCGCTCTGGACCGCCGTCTGGCATTGGATTTTCGGGTGACGTGGGACGGTTGGAGGCGGCGGCAGTCGCAATCGGGGGGACCGCCGAAGGTGGCAAGGGGGCCTGGAGCTCCCACGTTACGTGCCTGAACGTTATTCTATCGGGGTGTGATAATCGTATGATGATCCACGGGTAACCGGGGGAGGTGTTGCCTCGGGACGCAGCGTGAGGCCTCTGCGAACGGTGTTCCGGCAAGGTGCGATCAGATATAGAAAATTAAGGTCAATGTGTCATTTCTTGCATGTTTTTAAATTGCGTCCTGCGATGGCGGGAGGTTGTGGCCTGCGATAGGGGCTCGCCGGCTTCAAGAACAGGGACGGTTCATGACGATCTTTCCGCATGCCGGAGGTCCGCGTACGCCGAAGTTGGATCAGAACAATTTGGATCAGAAGAATACTGACACGGCGGGCGAGACGGTTGGTCTTGTCGGACGCATCCGCGCAATTCTCGGCAGTACGACCGATTCCGCAAAAGCGCAGCGCATGGCCCTGTTCACCTTTGGGGTGCGCATTCTGGGCGCGGCGCTTGCCTATGGTCTTCAGGTGTTTCTCGCGCGCTGGATGGGCAGCCACGAATACGGCATCTATGTCGTGGTGTGGACGGTGGTGATCATTCTGGGCGTCATCGCGCCGATCGGTTTCAATTCCGCCGTGCAGCGGTTGATCCCGGAATATCTGGCCACCGGCAAGCTTGATCTTCTGCGCGGCGTTCTCAGTGCCAGCCGCATCATCGCGGTGACGGCGGCCACCCTATTGATGCTGGTCGCGATGGCGATCGTCTGGATCGGGTCCGACCACATTCCCGATTACTACATCATGCCAGCCTATCTGGCGGCGCTGTGTCTGCCCATGTTCACCCTGACCGATGTTCAGGAAGGGATCGCGCGGGCGCGCGACTGGGGCGATCTGGCGATGTTGCCGACCTATATCTGGCGACCGCTTCTGATCTTCGTGGGGGCCGTCGCCGCCAGCCTTGCCGGGTTTTCACACACCGCCACCACCATTTGCATCGTGGCGATTGTCGCGACCTGGTGCGTCGCCCTGCAGCAGCGTTTCGCCATGAACCGCCGTCTGCGTGGTGTCGTGGAGGCGGGGCCGAAACTCTGGACGCCGGGCGACTGGATGCGCCTGTCCCTGCCGATCTTTCTGGTGGAGGGCTTCTTCACGCTGCTGACCAGTGCCGATGTTCTCATGGTCAGCTATTTCGCACCGCCCGATGAGGTGGCGGTCTATTACGCCGCCGCAAAGACGCTGGCGCTCGTGCATTTCGTCTACTATGCGGTCAAGGCGGCCTCGGCCCATCGCTATTCGCGCTTTCATCACAGCGGTGATCATGAGGGACTGGCGGACTATGTGCGCCAATCGGTACGCTGGACCTTCTGGCCCTCGCTGGCCTGCGCGGGGCTGCTGGTGCTGTTCGGTGAGTATATTCTCCAGCTTTTCGGCAAGGATTTCACCGGCGGTCATGCCATTCTGTCGGTTCTGATGGTCGGTGTGCTGGCGCGCGCCTCCGTCGGTCCGGTGGATGCGCTTCTGACCATGGCCGGTGAGCAGAAGCGTTGCGCGGTTGCCTATGCGGCGGCCTTTGCGGTGAATGTCATCCTGAACGTGACGCTCATTCCGCTCTATGGTCTCATCGGGGCTGCCATCGCGACGGCGATCTCCATGTGCTTTGAAGCCTCCAGTCTGTTCTGGGTGGCCCGCAGGCGACTGGGGATCCACTCGTTCATCTGGACGCGGCTTTCGTGGCAAAAGCCGGATGCGACCTGACGCAACGCGAAGGCGATGCGCGAGGGGTGCGCGACCATGGTGGACGGGCCATGGAAGAGGAGGGGACGATGGACAGGGACGACATGATGCCCGCAGAAGGCGACGCGCCACTGGCGGCTCCGGTCGCGATTTCCGCGCTCGAACCTTTGTTGATGACACCGATGGAAGCGGTGGAGGAGGCCGGGGCCTGGGCCGAGCTGGCGGAGCAGGCGATGGAGCCCAATCCGTTCTTCCGACCGGAATTCCTGTTGTCCTACCTGCATCATGTGGAAAGCGAACCAATCACCATCGCGGCGGTGCGCAGGCGTGGCGGCGGCGGACTGGCCGGGTTGATGCCCCTTGGTCGCAAGCCGCTGGGGCTGGCCTGGAAGACGCCGCATGTCTGGACCCATGCCTACGCTCCCCTCGGCACCCCGCTTCTTTGTGCCGATTGTGCCCAGGCGGCGGCTGAAAAGCTTCTCCGGGTGGTCATGTCACACGTGGGAACGTTTCTC is a window encoding:
- a CDS encoding lipopolysaccharide biosynthesis protein yields the protein MDQKNTDTAGETVGLVGRIRAILGSTTDSAKAQRMALFTFGVRILGAALAYGLQVFLARWMGSHEYGIYVVVWTVVIILGVIAPIGFNSAVQRLIPEYLATGKLDLLRGVLSASRIIAVTAATLLMLVAMAIVWIGSDHIPDYYIMPAYLAALCLPMFTLTDVQEGIARARDWGDLAMLPTYIWRPLLIFVGAVAASLAGFSHTATTICIVAIVATWCVALQQRFAMNRRLRGVVEAGPKLWTPGDWMRLSLPIFLVEGFFTLLTSADVLMVSYFAPPDEVAVYYAAAKTLALVHFVYYAVKAASAHRYSRFHHSGDHEGLADYVRQSVRWTFWPSLACAGLLVLFGEYILQLFGKDFTGGHAILSVLMVGVLARASVGPVDALLTMAGEQKRCAVAYAAAFAVNVILNVTLIPLYGLIGAAIATAISMCFEASSLFWVARRRLGIHSFIWTRLSWQKPDAT
- a CDS encoding DNA polymerase Y family protein, encoding MSAANSSACALAGAAGEPTSDRPHIIVEEAKGALRIAAVDAIAARRGLCVGEPLADARARVPDLIAHDADPQADAALVEHIADWCDRYTPLVALDPPDGLLLDISGCAHLFADRKNGDDGERALLDDLAPRLRAQGFAVRAGLADTPGAAWAVARFGGRPGLQGAIRIPPRETREALLPLPLCALRLEPDTVAALDRVGLKRIGDIADRPRAPLASRFGPGLITRLDQAMGFAEEPISPRMAVAQLSVERRLAEPIAREEDVREALRHLASLLARRLEKAGLGARALEFTLFRVDGAVRRLVVGTGAPLRSPARVLSLFAEKLRKAGDELDAGFGFDLLRLSVLESQRDDGTQIGMGEEAAQADALAHLIDRLGARLGLRAVTRFLPCDTHLPEHRSASVPAALAREDALFWIAEATGGAGPTRPLRLLERAEPVETVAGVPDGPPLRFRWRRAFYEIARSEGPERLAAQWWSRGADAPTRDYFRVEDTTGRRFWLYREGLYGRETAAPRWYLHGLFA
- a CDS encoding error-prone DNA polymerase, with the translated sequence MTRYAELCAATNFSFLRGASHPEELAVAAAQMGLAGLGVCDRNSLAGVVRTHLAAKEAGLRYAPGCRLVFADGTPDVLAWPRDRAAHGRLTRLLTLGNRRAPKGQCLLALDDLRAWGEGLELGVMPPASPTAPKAPILETLRALADTFPGAVRLIATMPHGPSDGRRLAGLAQMARAAEVPLMASNDVLYHAPHRRRLQDVLTCIREHVTLREAGRRLEANAERHLKAAPDMARLFRAHPDAIDETLRLLERLTFSLDDLAYEYPDEPVEGFADPQAALEHFTQEGARLRYPDGVPDKVRAALSYELGLIRELQYAPYFLTVFDIVRFARSRAILCQGRGSAANSAVCFCLGITEVDPARADLLFERFISPERREPPDIDVDFEHERREEVIQYIYARYSRERAGLAATVITYRARSALREVGKAFGLSQDAVAALAGTIWGSSKSGTQEAALRAGLDPKEHTLSQVLELSRAIAGFPRHLSQHVGGFVITRGRLDELAPIQNAAMPGRTVIEWDKDDLDALGIMKIDILALGMLSAISKALEMLQRHYRLPLTIATIPAEVPAVYDMLCRADSVGVFQVESRAQMTMLPRLRPREFYDLVIEVAIVRPGPIQGDMVHPYLRRRQGLEDVSYPKEELRAVLHKTLGVPLFQEQAMRIAIVAAGFTPSEADRLRRAMATFRRVGTIGTFQTKMIEGMAANGYERDFAERCFRQIEGFGEYGFPESHAASFALLVYASSWLKCFYPDAFCAAILNAQPMGFYAPAQLVRDAREHGVEIRPVDINHSGWDNDLEAREPEAPAPPLHANHRAMAGVSRARHAVRLGLRQVKGLKQNEMEQLTAARGRGYDSIRDLWLRTGLSRATIERLADADAFRSIGLDRREALWAARALAKGKTGAKADLLPLFDVEHHGDLTREPDADLPPMPMGEQVVNDYRYLRLSLKAHPVSFVRAHLHRARVRPNADLAATPSGRNICVAGLVLIRQRPGTAKGVIFMTLEDETGVANIIVWPKVFEKFRAVVLGARFVQVRGTLQSAEGVIHVVAHDLRDVSDLLQVLSSDAGDMDATARGDEVKRPIEDFRHKPKPGARVRSLIGDPRGPEPAARDQAPAAAVMPKGRNFH